One window from the genome of Gimesia aquarii encodes:
- a CDS encoding outer membrane protein assembly factor BamB family protein — MIRYLALLITLLSIVPAESADWPHWRGANRNDVTSESSGWDGKSWLKEELWRVSVGEGSSSPLVISNRVYLAGWSNNRDTIICLDAESGKEKWRQTYDSPRYGRFSIGDKGLYSGACSTPEYDSETGMLFTLGVDGDLHAWDTRDKGRRVWSLNLYEQYKAQRRPEVAVRKKTRRDYGYMSSPVVIGNQLIVEVGGKSGNLVAFNKRTGRELWKSENRDEAGHTGGPVPIVIQGVPCVAVLTLRNLVVTRIDGPNSGQTVAIYPWTTDFANNIATPAVSGDSVIITSAYNHFSMCRLKVTLNGATKVWENKLASGVCSPLIHSGHVYWAWRRVHCIDFKTGKELWSGGKVGSQGSCILTGDNRLIVYANKGDLSLVETAKRSPKKYTQLATESILSKTDAWPHVILANGRLICRDRSGNVRCISVSRNMTSKTN; from the coding sequence ATGATTCGTTACCTCGCACTGCTAATCACTTTGTTATCAATTGTGCCTGCAGAAAGCGCCGACTGGCCTCACTGGCGAGGAGCGAACCGGAATGACGTTACCTCGGAGTCCTCTGGCTGGGATGGAAAGTCGTGGCTCAAGGAAGAATTATGGAGAGTGTCTGTCGGCGAGGGCAGTTCATCTCCCCTCGTCATCAGCAACCGAGTCTATCTCGCAGGCTGGTCTAACAATCGCGATACGATCATCTGCCTGGACGCCGAAAGCGGTAAGGAAAAGTGGCGCCAGACTTACGACTCGCCACGATATGGTCGCTTCTCCATTGGTGATAAAGGTCTGTATTCAGGAGCATGTTCTACTCCCGAGTATGACTCGGAGACCGGTATGCTTTTCACGCTTGGTGTTGATGGAGACCTGCACGCCTGGGACACGCGAGACAAAGGCCGGCGTGTCTGGTCGCTGAATCTTTATGAACAATACAAGGCCCAGCGGCGGCCCGAAGTTGCTGTACGCAAAAAGACACGGAGAGATTACGGCTATATGAGTTCGCCAGTTGTCATCGGCAATCAACTCATCGTGGAAGTCGGTGGCAAATCTGGTAACCTTGTCGCGTTCAATAAACGAACCGGCCGTGAGCTGTGGAAATCAGAGAATCGGGATGAAGCCGGTCACACCGGTGGTCCGGTGCCGATCGTTATTCAGGGGGTCCCTTGCGTAGCCGTCCTGACACTGCGGAATCTTGTCGTGACGAGAATCGACGGCCCGAACTCAGGCCAGACCGTCGCCATATATCCCTGGACTACGGATTTTGCCAATAACATCGCTACACCAGCCGTCAGTGGAGATTCAGTGATTATTACATCGGCCTACAACCATTTCTCAATGTGTCGACTAAAAGTAACGCTAAACGGGGCAACAAAAGTCTGGGAAAACAAATTGGCATCGGGAGTCTGCAGTCCGCTGATTCACTCGGGTCACGTTTACTGGGCGTGGCGTAGAGTTCACTGCATCGACTTTAAAACAGGGAAAGAACTGTGGTCTGGCGGAAAAGTCGGTTCGCAGGGCTCCTGCATTCTGACTGGCGATAATCGTCTGATCGTGTATGCAAACAAGGGTGATCTATCACTCGTCGAGACAGCAAAACGATCACCAAAAAAATACACACAACTTGCCACTGAGAGCATTCTATCGAAAACCGATGCCTGGCCCCATGTCATCCTTGCAAACGGTCGACTCATTTGTCGTGACAGGAGTGGTAATGTCCGCTGTATTTCGGTCTCTCGAAATATGACGTCGAAGACAAATTAA
- a CDS encoding DUF1559 domain-containing protein, translated as MYNKKTKRESSIQPYGFTLIELLVVIAVIAILIALLLPAVQQAREAARRSSCKNNLRQIGLALQNYHSNFTTLPPGNIHRVPSLRFSLPEWPYFLHHLLPYLELKNVYEEMNQLDLVPPWEIAAQSTWPNEVLQKGFPVFLCPSDGRGGTSKTGGVTYYVRPFTTNYLGFFSGLNDGEYINDPRDKFATFGINRGARIRDMTDGSSNTIVVAEYLTGNPSTESTTFHDHRGWPYTSRAGCQMIYPTNTPNSKVPDNILNNTRFCGDIAGQPSPNNIPHANLPCVPGSTNANHASARSMHAGGVQVILGDASVRFVSENINLELWRNLVWINDGEIIGEF; from the coding sequence ATGTATAACAAAAAAACAAAACGAGAATCAAGTATTCAACCATATGGTTTCACTTTGATAGAACTTCTCGTCGTAATTGCTGTGATTGCGATCTTGATTGCATTGCTTCTCCCAGCAGTGCAACAGGCCCGAGAGGCAGCCCGTCGATCCTCCTGCAAAAATAATCTCCGACAAATTGGTCTCGCTTTGCAGAATTATCACAGTAATTTTACGACACTTCCACCGGGAAACATTCACAGAGTTCCCTCGTTACGATTTTCGTTACCGGAGTGGCCTTACTTTCTCCATCATTTATTGCCCTATCTGGAATTAAAAAATGTTTATGAGGAAATGAATCAGCTAGATCTTGTTCCCCCTTGGGAAATTGCGGCTCAGTCGACTTGGCCCAACGAAGTGTTACAGAAGGGCTTTCCAGTTTTCCTGTGCCCCAGCGATGGTCGTGGTGGAACATCAAAAACAGGTGGGGTGACCTATTATGTACGTCCCTTCACAACAAATTACCTCGGATTCTTCTCGGGACTGAATGACGGAGAATATATCAATGATCCGCGTGATAAGTTTGCTACTTTTGGAATCAACCGTGGAGCCAGAATTCGTGACATGACAGATGGTTCGTCTAATACGATTGTCGTTGCTGAATATCTCACCGGAAATCCATCCACGGAATCAACAACATTCCACGACCATCGTGGCTGGCCTTATACATCGCGAGCTGGCTGCCAGATGATCTATCCTACCAATACTCCAAATTCCAAAGTGCCCGATAATATTTTAAATAATACCCGTTTTTGTGGAGATATTGCAGGACAACCAAGCCCCAACAACATCCCGCACGCCAATTTACCCTGCGTACCGGGATCAACGAATGCAAACCATGCATCCGCAAGAAGCATGCACGCAGGCGGCGTGCAAGTGATATTAGGAGATGCTTCCGTGCGTTTTGTATCAGAAAATATAAATCTTGAATTGTGGAGAAATCTCGTGTGGATCAATGATGGTGAGATCATTGGAGAGTTTTAA
- a CDS encoding alpha/beta hydrolase, with translation MNPKLILAIVFPLLSLNNVALSQKLTSDIPYVANGHNRHVLDIYTPEKPAKKSLPVVFWIHGGGWRVGDKSDVALKPKVLTDRGFVFVSTNYRLLPEVKMEELIGDVAKSLAWVHKNIAKYGGDPNRIFVGGHSAGAQLAALICIDDRYLKKEGVPFDMLKGCVPVDGDTYDIPKIIMTAEFRQALYGGKMFTFGHRQKFGNDPEKHVDYSAVTHVKKGKGIPPFLILYFPGNPNTRAQARRLESVLKASEIPTTVYGKSDSNHSRLNNDLGKPDDPATQQLYEFLDSLVSQ, from the coding sequence ATGAATCCCAAACTTATTCTCGCTATCGTATTCCCACTTCTATCCCTCAATAACGTTGCGCTTTCACAGAAGTTGACGTCCGACATTCCGTACGTGGCGAACGGTCACAATCGTCATGTTCTTGATATTTACACGCCGGAAAAGCCAGCTAAGAAAAGCCTGCCGGTCGTGTTCTGGATTCATGGTGGCGGATGGCGAGTTGGGGACAAGAGTGATGTTGCACTGAAACCGAAAGTACTGACTGATCGCGGTTTTGTCTTTGTTTCGACGAATTATCGACTTCTTCCGGAAGTGAAAATGGAGGAGTTGATTGGCGATGTTGCCAAGTCGCTCGCTTGGGTGCACAAGAACATTGCAAAGTATGGCGGTGATCCCAACCGAATCTTTGTGGGGGGACATTCTGCCGGCGCTCAGTTGGCGGCGTTAATTTGTATCGACGATCGCTATCTAAAGAAAGAAGGGGTGCCGTTCGATATGCTCAAAGGTTGTGTTCCGGTTGACGGAGATACTTACGACATCCCCAAGATCATCATGACAGCAGAGTTCCGCCAGGCACTCTACGGCGGCAAGATGTTTACCTTTGGTCATCGGCAAAAATTCGGAAACGACCCAGAAAAGCATGTTGATTATTCTGCCGTAACACATGTGAAGAAAGGCAAAGGCATACCGCCGTTCCTTATCCTCTATTTTCCCGGTAATCCAAACACAAGAGCTCAGGCGCGAAGATTGGAAAGTGTCCTGAAAGCGTCGGAGATTCCAACAACCGTGTATGGCAAAAGCGATAGCAACCACAGTCGCCTGAATAACGACCTTGGCAAACCCGATGACCCGGCAACACAGCAACTTTATGAGTTTCTGGATTCATTAGTTTCGCAGTGA
- a CDS encoding SUMF1/EgtB/PvdO family nonheme iron enzyme, whose amino-acid sequence MASSSGVRLIPVTPGSFIMGSPQSEVGRAYWEEEREVTLAHEFYLGATPVTHRQFELVMPDFPRQLAHHPSAADAPVDSVPWKSATEFCEKLTTIDREAGILSSDWEYRLPTETEWEYTCRAGTSDATYGPLDSIAWHFGNSDLRPHAVCQKSPNPWGFYDMLGNVWEMCQDWFWVKYQQRACRGGSYFNTQKCCRAATRANYGGGRYCGFRLTAAPVGPYDFCPSIEEYSTPPAKPSIFDAFDAKDFALAEQILADDPDQLEAVDAIPPNLHGCVYLDRPEMLEWLLDHGADIELREQDYGGTPLNGAVVHRNKRIIRILVERGADTTSAMDLAQRGLAGEFEYDASLDREGYREIVELLRELGIE is encoded by the coding sequence TTGGCTAGTTCGAGCGGTGTTCGACTGATTCCAGTGACTCCTGGTTCATTCATCATGGGAAGCCCGCAGAGTGAAGTGGGGCGCGCGTATTGGGAAGAAGAACGCGAGGTTACGTTAGCGCATGAGTTTTATCTCGGCGCGACGCCCGTGACACATCGTCAGTTCGAACTCGTAATGCCCGACTTTCCAAGGCAACTCGCACACCATCCGTCAGCCGCGGACGCACCCGTCGATTCGGTCCCCTGGAAATCGGCGACCGAGTTCTGTGAAAAGCTCACCACGATTGATCGTGAAGCCGGCATTTTGAGCAGCGATTGGGAGTATCGGTTACCGACCGAAACAGAATGGGAATACACGTGCCGAGCGGGGACATCCGATGCGACTTATGGCCCGCTGGATTCCATTGCCTGGCATTTCGGAAACTCAGATCTCCGACCGCATGCGGTCTGCCAAAAATCACCAAATCCGTGGGGGTTCTATGACATGTTGGGCAATGTCTGGGAAATGTGTCAGGACTGGTTTTGGGTTAAATATCAGCAACGGGCTTGCCGTGGTGGCAGCTACTTCAACACACAAAAGTGCTGTCGCGCAGCCACACGCGCTAACTACGGAGGCGGCCGCTACTGCGGCTTTCGCCTGACAGCCGCTCCGGTCGGACCGTACGACTTCTGTCCTTCGATCGAAGAATACTCGACCCCGCCCGCAAAACCATCGATTTTCGACGCGTTCGACGCCAAGGATTTCGCATTGGCAGAGCAGATCCTGGCCGATGATCCTGATCAACTTGAAGCAGTCGATGCAATTCCGCCCAATTTGCACGGGTGCGTCTACTTGGACCGGCCCGAGATGTTGGAATGGCTGCTGGACCACGGCGCGGATATTGAGCTACGCGAACAGGATTACGGGGGGACACCGCTGAACGGCGCTGTCGTCCACCGAAACAAAAGGATCATCCGGATTCTGGTGGAACGAGGTGCGGATACAACAAGCGCCATGGATCTTGCGCAGCGCGGATTGGCAGGAGAATTCGAATATGATGCCAGCCTTGATCGTGAGGGATATCGGGAAATCGTCGAATTACTTCGAGAGCTCGGCATCGAATAG
- a CDS encoding nSTAND1 domain-containing NTPase: MDVVKQSETWDERLKAIVRTIRYGRREQVLLLLSVMCFIASGLLSFKLPESFADFLDLVSYTRLVFLSASGLLLFAGGVYVWRHTLPASIQLESSPTKPIPFKGPGAFGPQDAELFSKLGRNKETEELLNGILDDQISLIVVMGESGCGKTSLLRAGLTHALKDCKSGPIYWEASPRESEQALLHSLRMQCGTEMNSLDEATAINDPRFPVIIIDQFEQLKMRSDKAIFECLKSVAQRKRPVQTTWIVSFQRDYAADWMDFEQTLKTTMPRLSVKRFSESQATAIVSVLSEIGNLDLSSKNISQLIHGVAEHDEVSPVDLGICMLVLSELSHKQDSASNIGNYLDSVGHSGLLTDYLNDRLEQITESDREGLLRALLLLFHPQTDQRISEGKSVKWMAKTAGLTLRRTENYLDYLASPHARILEQISNRPKRYRLVHNRLIAAIRNLTGAVLPPAEQASSLLDRKYRFWARERTRKYLLSSKDLSNILKFRDQLIWGEHEQAKRDYVRQSVSSRTLHRTGIGVAVTAVATLFAVGLTWELLRIDDSRQAILKEQEETKKALDNQRQANELLFTSLEQFADLIMQDEVLATPQLQTLRTRLLMELADQYRIWSEQKTGTSEELARAAQGTIRLAKIEYETGHLSRALEASKQAVELANSSVASANSQTKPKRSQLAIEATREHALLAILAGKLDLADRLIKSAETQYADQQKLLTDAQKLVESSAIDKLKMSLGYQRAERSTLSDTRIQWMKTSLSHARNSVAAQKKLLNQNSQLSTALELVAAQNTEALTLHKLTRRKEAIEVYRNALSILNARDTEHLPDQSTAQIRQLQIRILFNAILSYRGEKDFEGVKQVAQEGIKICHDMKKQHPLVIRYSQELARGYGNYAEALWIKYLEHGKSEMDLEQAIKIFRSAGDEYSTLLQQYPERRGYAGGAAIQYLRLSYALHAARQDNEALTAFRKCLEFSPQPEDLEPLNGSNTFMVLTGYCLLCREETPHSPHQHRATKKFKKLLDIFVPQFIDPQSQYARRFVHDPLYQQFSDVPGFREGQKTVEKIIQP, translated from the coding sequence ATGGACGTTGTTAAACAAAGTGAGACCTGGGACGAACGTCTAAAAGCAATTGTTCGAACGATCCGGTATGGTCGTCGAGAACAGGTATTGCTCCTCTTATCAGTTATGTGTTTCATAGCATCAGGCTTATTGAGCTTTAAGCTCCCTGAATCATTTGCTGACTTCCTGGATTTGGTTAGTTATACGCGCCTCGTTTTTCTCTCTGCTAGTGGACTGCTTTTGTTTGCAGGAGGGGTATATGTTTGGAGGCATACTTTACCAGCATCAATTCAACTCGAATCTTCACCCACAAAACCTATTCCGTTTAAAGGACCTGGCGCGTTCGGTCCTCAAGATGCAGAGCTATTTTCAAAACTAGGTCGCAACAAGGAAACAGAAGAGCTGCTCAACGGGATTCTCGATGATCAAATTTCCTTGATCGTAGTAATGGGGGAATCTGGTTGTGGAAAAACCTCTCTTCTTCGCGCAGGTTTAACTCACGCTTTAAAAGACTGTAAGTCTGGGCCTATTTATTGGGAGGCAAGTCCTAGAGAATCAGAGCAGGCACTCCTGCACTCCCTTCGTATGCAGTGTGGAACAGAGATGAATTCTCTTGACGAAGCAACTGCCATCAATGACCCTCGTTTTCCCGTCATAATCATTGACCAATTTGAGCAACTTAAGATGAGATCGGATAAAGCTATTTTTGAATGCTTGAAATCTGTTGCTCAACGCAAACGTCCCGTTCAAACAACCTGGATCGTTTCGTTTCAAAGAGACTATGCGGCAGATTGGATGGATTTCGAACAAACCTTAAAGACCACGATGCCGCGTCTTTCTGTGAAGCGGTTTTCTGAATCACAGGCTACTGCAATCGTTTCTGTACTTTCGGAAATAGGGAATCTAGATCTTAGTTCGAAAAATATTTCACAGCTGATCCACGGCGTGGCCGAGCATGATGAAGTGTCTCCCGTGGACCTTGGTATTTGTATGCTTGTCCTGAGCGAACTTTCTCATAAGCAAGATTCGGCATCGAATATTGGCAACTATCTCGATTCAGTTGGTCACTCTGGTCTACTCACAGATTATCTGAATGATAGGCTAGAACAAATTACCGAGTCGGATCGAGAGGGCCTCTTGAGAGCACTACTCCTACTTTTTCATCCGCAAACTGACCAGCGAATTTCAGAAGGAAAGTCTGTAAAATGGATGGCAAAAACGGCTGGTCTCACTTTACGACGTACTGAGAATTATCTCGACTATTTGGCTTCTCCTCATGCCCGAATTCTTGAACAAATCAGCAACAGACCAAAACGATATCGTCTCGTTCATAACCGCCTGATCGCGGCAATTCGAAATCTCACAGGTGCAGTCCTACCACCAGCCGAGCAGGCAAGTAGCTTGCTTGATCGTAAGTACCGTTTCTGGGCACGTGAACGAACGAGGAAATATCTACTGTCGAGCAAAGACCTATCCAATATACTCAAGTTTCGGGATCAATTGATCTGGGGAGAGCACGAACAAGCCAAGCGGGATTATGTTCGCCAAAGTGTTAGTAGCCGTACCCTACATCGCACAGGGATTGGAGTTGCGGTAACAGCAGTAGCAACTCTGTTTGCAGTTGGCCTAACATGGGAATTGCTACGTATTGATGATTCACGGCAAGCAATTCTTAAGGAACAGGAGGAAACAAAAAAAGCACTAGATAACCAACGTCAAGCCAACGAACTACTCTTTACCAGCCTGGAACAATTTGCTGATTTGATTATGCAGGATGAAGTACTGGCCACCCCTCAATTACAAACTTTGAGAACTCGTTTACTTATGGAGTTGGCGGATCAATATCGCATCTGGTCTGAACAAAAAACAGGCACTTCGGAAGAACTGGCACGCGCTGCTCAGGGAACGATTCGTTTAGCAAAAATCGAATACGAAACGGGACATCTTTCCCGAGCACTGGAAGCCAGTAAACAAGCCGTCGAATTGGCCAATAGTTCCGTTGCTTCTGCAAATTCGCAAACCAAGCCAAAGCGTTCCCAGTTGGCCATCGAAGCAACCAGGGAACATGCTCTTCTGGCAATCCTCGCGGGGAAATTGGACCTGGCAGATCGCTTGATTAAATCAGCCGAGACGCAATACGCCGACCAACAGAAATTACTGACTGATGCACAGAAATTGGTCGAATCATCTGCAATTGATAAACTGAAAATGTCTTTAGGCTACCAACGAGCAGAGCGGTCAACATTGAGCGATACCCGCATTCAATGGATGAAAACTTCGTTATCCCATGCCCGAAATTCAGTTGCCGCGCAAAAGAAATTACTGAATCAAAATAGTCAGCTAAGCACAGCTTTGGAACTTGTCGCAGCACAAAATACAGAAGCATTAACGCTTCACAAACTGACTCGCAGGAAAGAGGCGATTGAGGTCTATCGGAATGCTCTTTCCATTCTGAATGCGAGAGATACGGAACATCTTCCCGACCAATCGACTGCTCAAATCAGACAACTCCAAATCAGAATTCTATTTAATGCCATTCTGTCGTATCGTGGGGAAAAAGACTTCGAAGGGGTTAAACAAGTTGCCCAAGAGGGAATCAAGATTTGCCATGACATGAAAAAACAGCACCCCTTAGTCATTCGCTATTCACAGGAATTGGCGCGCGGATACGGAAATTATGCCGAAGCCCTGTGGATCAAATACTTGGAACATGGTAAATCGGAAATGGATTTGGAGCAGGCAATTAAAATATTCCGCTCTGCTGGTGATGAATATTCTACCCTACTGCAGCAGTATCCCGAGCGAAGAGGATATGCTGGTGGAGCCGCTATTCAATATTTGAGACTATCTTATGCTTTGCATGCCGCCAGACAGGATAACGAGGCTCTGACGGCTTTTCGAAAGTGCCTGGAATTTTCACCGCAACCCGAAGATTTAGAGCCTCTGAATGGCTCCAATACCTTTATGGTACTCACCGGGTATTGCTTGTTGTGTCGGGAAGAAACTCCCCATTCACCGCACCAACATCGAGCCACAAAGAAATTCAAGAAGTTACTAGATATTTTTGTCCCGCAATTTATTGACCCTCAGAGTCAATACGCGCGTCGATTCGTCCATGATCCTTTATATCAACAATTTAGTGATGTTCCAGGATTCAGAGAAGGTCAGAAAACTGTGGAAAAAATTATCCAACCGTAA
- a CDS encoding nuclear transport factor 2 family protein yields MTEEHPNVTLLKRFDPRNVIGTADVFAEDAVWHFFNPLLPDIQGDYVGRSGLQTFFEKMAKLTDGTFKVTPVSVTPVGDELLVMQTKNTMILEEEQIATDVVLVWRIVDGHIVEVWDIPSVYS; encoded by the coding sequence ATGACTGAGGAACACCCGAACGTCACTCTACTAAAGCGATTTGATCCAAGAAACGTAATTGGAACTGCGGACGTATTTGCGGAAGACGCCGTTTGGCACTTCTTCAATCCACTCCTGCCGGATATTCAGGGCGACTATGTCGGCCGGAGCGGACTTCAAACCTTCTTCGAGAAAATGGCAAAGCTGACTGATGGCACCTTTAAGGTCACCCCAGTCTCTGTCACCCCAGTCGGAGATGAACTGCTGGTAATGCAGACCAAAAACACGATGATTTTGGAAGAGGAGCAAATCGCAACAGACGTGGTCCTCGTATGGCGTATCGTTGACGGCCATATTGTAGAGGTCTGGGATATACCGTCCGTTTATAGCTGA
- a CDS encoding MBL fold metallo-hydrolase has protein sequence MCSIPSWSLRVAIVLCMILLNLFPNSTSAQEKPVTSTSGFRQPAPKILPNLFVWTDTCNVYVIRDNDKAVLIDLGDGTVLDHLDDIGVKHVEWILFTHHHREQCQGMNRVDRTKTKIAAPNSEQELFEKPTDFRKWYPKLGDRFSVYGASYVRPPQNAIRIDKALEPGKVFSWHEMDFRCLDTPGHSPGGMTYVITLGEKKIAFTGGVIHDDAKMTTWFDSEWDYGFAKGVDTLIKSVELLTDQELDLVLPSQGEFIQNPRTQLKAYQQKLAAFRQSYVRGYKVFESTEQDRDSFSKPTVVPLISQVTPHLYKLSHETKGKNFAIIISDNGKGLILDCGLFPKSMLEEIIVGLRAHMGLKEIDAFWISHMHGDHFLLGPTLKQKYGAQAWTLDRIVDKCEHPRRYDYAALVSAYRDGFDGMKIEKGFRDGETIQWEGYQIQVDWMPGQTEFGCCLWLELDGKRVAFTGDNLFGNPADKKQNGHEAVVARNSAIFEEGYLYGSRYLKNLKPDIVMGSHSYVMDEPADFLHRYHEWSKQIITLYRDLLPDKDYEYLYDPYWVSAYPYRIDFSKDNVQNITVTIRNFRESPQRHRVKLKLPPGVKAEPTVLEGTIGPKSRQNYKVKLSIDRSTVSQGVNIVPFDITLDEKHYGELFDFLIRVQETNK, from the coding sequence ATGTGTTCTATACCATCCTGGTCACTGCGAGTTGCTATTGTCCTTTGTATGATTCTTTTAAACCTTTTCCCCAACAGCACGTCAGCTCAGGAAAAACCTGTAACTTCCACATCAGGGTTTCGTCAACCTGCCCCGAAAATATTGCCAAATCTCTTTGTCTGGACCGACACTTGCAATGTCTATGTCATCCGAGATAACGATAAAGCAGTATTAATTGATCTTGGTGACGGTACTGTTTTAGATCATTTGGATGATATCGGTGTCAAACACGTCGAGTGGATTTTATTTACGCATCATCATCGTGAACAATGTCAGGGAATGAATCGCGTAGATCGAACTAAAACGAAAATCGCTGCTCCCAACTCAGAACAAGAACTGTTTGAAAAACCAACAGATTTCCGCAAGTGGTACCCCAAGTTGGGGGACCGATTTTCCGTTTATGGAGCAAGCTATGTTCGGCCTCCCCAGAATGCGATTCGCATTGATAAAGCATTAGAACCTGGAAAAGTTTTTTCCTGGCATGAAATGGATTTCCGCTGTCTGGACACCCCCGGGCATTCTCCCGGAGGTATGACGTACGTGATTACTCTGGGCGAAAAAAAAATCGCTTTCACTGGAGGCGTTATCCATGATGACGCTAAAATGACAACATGGTTCGATTCAGAATGGGACTACGGTTTTGCCAAGGGTGTGGATACGTTGATTAAATCGGTCGAGCTGCTGACCGACCAGGAGCTTGACCTGGTGTTACCATCGCAGGGCGAATTCATCCAAAATCCGAGAACGCAACTTAAAGCATACCAACAGAAATTAGCGGCATTTCGCCAAAGCTACGTCCGTGGATACAAGGTGTTCGAATCAACGGAACAAGATCGGGATTCCTTCTCCAAACCAACGGTAGTCCCATTGATCAGCCAGGTAACGCCACACCTCTATAAGCTTAGCCACGAAACCAAAGGAAAAAACTTTGCGATCATCATTTCCGATAATGGTAAAGGGTTGATTCTCGATTGCGGACTGTTTCCGAAGTCGATGTTAGAAGAAATCATCGTCGGCTTGCGCGCACATATGGGTTTGAAGGAAATCGATGCATTTTGGATTTCACACATGCATGGCGATCATTTCCTGCTCGGCCCCACCCTTAAGCAAAAGTACGGTGCCCAGGCGTGGACTCTGGATCGCATTGTCGATAAGTGTGAACACCCTCGCCGCTATGATTATGCCGCTCTAGTGTCGGCCTATCGCGATGGCTTCGATGGCATGAAGATTGAAAAAGGTTTTCGCGATGGAGAAACAATCCAGTGGGAAGGCTATCAAATCCAAGTCGATTGGATGCCCGGCCAGACGGAATTCGGCTGTTGCTTGTGGCTGGAACTGGATGGCAAACGGGTCGCCTTCACTGGCGATAATCTGTTCGGAAATCCCGCTGACAAAAAACAAAACGGACACGAAGCAGTGGTCGCACGCAATAGTGCGATCTTTGAGGAAGGCTATCTATACGGCAGTCGTTATTTGAAGAATCTTAAACCTGACATCGTAATGGGCAGCCATTCCTATGTCATGGATGAACCTGCCGACTTCTTACATCGTTATCATGAGTGGTCAAAACAAATTATCACACTGTATCGTGATTTACTGCCCGACAAAGATTACGAATACCTGTATGATCCATACTGGGTCTCAGCTTATCCCTACCGTATCGATTTTAGCAAAGACAACGTACAGAACATCACGGTAACCATTCGCAACTTCCGGGAATCACCACAGCGACATCGAGTCAAATTAAAACTGCCTCCTGGTGTGAAAGCGGAACCGACTGTTCTGGAAGGCACCATCGGCCCTAAGAGTCGCCAGAACTATAAAGTGAAACTCTCGATCGATCGCAGTACTGTCTCCCAGGGAGTGAATATTGTCCCCTTTGATATCACTCTGGATGAGAAACATTATGGCGAGTTATTTGACTTTCTCATCCGTGTGCAGGAAACAAATAAATAA